A single region of the Streptomyces sp. NBC_00425 genome encodes:
- the rplO gene encoding 50S ribosomal protein L15, with protein sequence MAENNPLKIHNLRPAPGAKTAKTRVGRGEASKGKTAGRGTKGTKARYQVPERFEGGQMPLHMRLPKLKGFKNPFKTEFQVVNLDKLAALYPEGGEVTVEGLVAKGAVRKNSLVKVLGQGEISVALQVTVDAVSGSAKEKITAAGGTVTELI encoded by the coding sequence ATGGCGGAGAACAACCCGCTCAAGATCCACAACCTCCGTCCCGCCCCGGGCGCCAAGACCGCAAAGACCCGTGTGGGTCGTGGTGAGGCGTCGAAGGGTAAGACGGCCGGTCGTGGTACCAAGGGCACGAAGGCCCGTTACCAGGTTCCGGAGCGCTTCGAGGGTGGCCAGATGCCCCTCCACATGCGTCTTCCGAAGCTGAAGGGCTTCAAGAACCCGTTCAAGACCGAGTTCCAGGTCGTGAACCTCGACAAGCTGGCCGCGCTGTACCCGGAGGGTGGCGAGGTCACCGTCGAGGGTCTCGTCGCCAAGGGCGCCGTTCGCAAGAACAGCCTCGTCAAGGTCCTGGGCCAGGGCGAGATCTCCGTGGCGCTGCAGGTGACGGTCGACGCCGTCTCCGGCTCCGCCAAGGAGAAGATCACCGCCGCCGGCGGTACCGTCACCGAGCTCATCTGA
- the rpmD gene encoding 50S ribosomal protein L30, with product MAQLKITQTKSYIGSKQNHRDTLRSLGLKRLNDVVVKEDRPEFRGMVHTVRHLVTVEEVD from the coding sequence ATGGCTCAGCTCAAGATCACGCAGACGAAGTCGTACATCGGCAGCAAGCAGAACCACCGTGACACCCTGCGTTCGCTCGGGCTCAAGCGCCTGAACGACGTGGTCGTCAAGGAGGACCGCCCCGAGTTCCGCGGCATGGTGCACACCGTCCGCCACCTCGTGACGGTCGAGGAGGTCGACTGA